aaataaataggaaaTGCATTGGAAACTAATATCCTTATTCCAGTCTTATAGTAGTCCTTCGACTTGTGTGCCATGTTCCATTGTTCAGCCGTCCACTCCTATAATAGTGGTACATATCGGCACACCGAGTGTACCTGTTAAAGAAATCAAGTTGGGACCTCATTCGTCCAACCACCCATGTTCTTTAACAATTTCAAAATTATCCTCAACCTTTTCACTATGATGATGTTTTGCATCGTTGTGGCCGCTCACTTTTTTCTCATAATCATCTTCAAGACTAAGCTTTCACTTGCCTTTCCCTTGATTACAATTGAAGTAGATGTTAACGCTACAACAATCATCTGACAATGTAGTAAACGAATTGCCACTACATCTCTCATGGCTTTCAGTCGATCCACTAGATATCTCAACCAGCACCAATTGCGTGCCGCCAATCATTGGTCTACCAGTTCGTGAACCAAAGTTCACCGAAACACCATCGTGTGATTTTACAACTTTCGTGGAAATATCATTTTCACCATTGCTACTGTTTATCGGAGTTTCAAAATGTTCAACATTATTACCTCTCTGACCATTTGAATGTGCAACCCGAGCAACATTCAATGTTCCACCTTTTGTGGAATCCATCGACTTATTCATATATTTCggttataatacacacacacaaatatacatatatacatacatacatatatatatatatatagactagtgATCAAATGAGTCCATCTTTTTATATGAGTCCGTGTGGACAATTTTGGACCTTTCAATGCCTATGATCAGTGGTGTGTATTAAACAgttgtttttaatattattcccTTTTTTTGGCTGGTTAattgtgtaacaccccggaccgaCTTGGCATGCCGTACATCCGaaggagttaccgccacacctagaacgagttctatcttcttttgatagaccccactctaggtgcacaggctaaacggACACTTttacttaacaacaacaaccactcatcataatataatatatatatatatatctgcatTTATATACATAAGTTTGCCCATCGGGCCAAAATATAAGTTAAGGGTCATTGACAACCCGACTAGTTCAATTAGCCaccactaaggctacaaaaggcATTTACACAAAAGAATTTTCCCCACAGCATCTCCCAAGAAGTAATACCTAGACTATCCCACGATACACCGGACCTGTGAACTCGCCCCATACTACATGCCACTCCCCTTCAAACCATGTGAAATGGTCTAGGAAGCGAGAGGTGGTGTTAACCATGGACCATTCGTCCCAATACTCTGGTGGAGCGGGATCCCATGGGTAGGGGTAAGACACGATAAGCTCTAAAGGGTCACTTCCAATCAACACCTCAAGGGGATAAAGACCATAGGAGGCCTGAACATCTGGACCATCCTAGACAAAAGGGAAACTATCTTCAATTAGAGAGCTGGCTGGAGCGAGCGGAGCATAACCCGGCGCATAAGGGTTGGTACCTATCATCTGCTGTACATAGTCATCATGATCCATGCCATGACACTCATACTCCGGCGAACTTGGAGAGTTCGCCGCACTACAAGAACTTACGCTAGATTGCATTTGTAGgtaacacaatgaagtgtagttagcgcgacggctaagtaaggggatccgtgggtcacccaaaattaaataaaggttttacaAAGCaggtattttaaaaaaaaaacctttattacCCTTACTCTACATTGATACTTCACCTGCAAACAAGTCATCACGTATAGTTTGCACAAGTAATAAGTAAGAATTGAAAAAACAATCTAAGTTCTTTTGATAAGTGATTATTTACCAAGAAAGGTATTATTTGACACATCAATAATCATCTAcgcatataagcaagtagtgGAAAATTATGAACTTCACGTTAATCACAATCATGTACTTGAAAAATCTTCCTCACAGGAAATTCCACTAACTTTTATCTCAAGAGGGTTCACCGATAGTCCTTTTCTTTTAAACAATCATCGCATCCCTCTTTAGCGTAGCTatagagtaactacattttcatactaAATTCTCCACTTAGgttctttgtagaaagcgtgaggcctttggagtattctcttaactccctTTCTGACCACTTGGACCATCGAACTCGAgttcagtggtcatcccccggtctaacactgatcccctggacgtaaggttcgttagaataatccctagctggccctactaggtccataaaaacgacacctacccggacttcctagagtaactatactttaagtgtgcacacccccgcgggaattcctcatcctaacgagttatatagtattcggcgaatagacttcgcccctccgtatgaatgatcatactatatataacaaccttgggcaaggacactttaagccacccgaaggctaatcaaggtcctcctcaactttactagaaactaatggtttgaaaacattttcccttcttcacTACAACAAACTGTGTTTTTAGCGACATATACTTAGCGGCGGTTATAtataaccgcctctaaataactATTTTGAGGCGGTTATAGAAACCGCCGCTAATTTAATatggaaaattaaataaattaattgttagcgACATTTACATGTGGCGGTTCAtcataaccgccactaaataattaaaacactaATAAatcagtaaataataataataataataataataataataataataataataataataatagtaaatcaGTAATTGTTCTCTGCTTTCTTCACCGACTACACCCTCCACAAACCACGAATCCATTTTCTCCGTCTTTTTCGACCACGCCCTCCATAGAGCATAACTCAattttctctgtcttcttcgaCCATGCTCCATTTCCGGTGGCCGCCTCTTCCCTGCAATTTCGCCTCTTCTTTGCGATTTCGCCTCTTCTCTCACCACTCATCTCTCAGATCTTCTCAAATCTCACATCGCCGGTGCCCTGGGACTCACCGCTCACGACCTCAACCCTCACTCCCCTCAATGACTCACGGCCTCACGTAGACGCGGTAAGTCTTCTGGAATTCttattttattgaatttgatTTGATCTATGTATCTTCCATTCATACGAATCGGtggattcttatttttattgaatcacTCAACCCTACTCACATTTTGCCCATACTTTATGCACCTTAATTTTGATGAGAGTTTGTGACAAAGCTAAGAGCGATATAGACATACAATTGACAATTGTTCTTTTGGCTGAAGTCTTCTGCGAAGAAGCACAACATTTTTCATAAGCTGATCAATTTTGAAATATCTAAATCATGTTTTTTAATCTGCATACATTAATCTATTAGCGGTATGCTTTGCAAGGAAAAGAATTACAATGCTATATGTGGGGCTATGAGACTAGATACTGACTGTCTGACCAGAGAGTTTTTGTTCCTAATTATAAAAGCTTTGGtcaaaattggaaaagaaaaaaaattcatttctgtaatatttttgatattATGCTTGCAGGATCTTTCTTTGAGAGGCTTTTGGCTCTAAAAGTGGTTACGTTCAGATAAAGTAGAACAGTTTCATGGCATGATAGATTATCTTTTGGGCCTAGTTCGTGATGGGAAATTGACTTATGAGTATGCGTTCTTTACCTTACTCTTGTTAATCCCCATACCCTCCTCTTCTATTCTTTTCAAGTtccttttttttgaaatatctaGATTCTAGTGACTCAAGTAATTGATACACATCAATTGCCAATTTGgcatttttgttcatattgtgTAGATTATTTGACAACAAGATTAACTTTTTTGGACCATTCAATTATAACTAATCAAGGATGCTTTTGAAGGGAGAAAAATGTGCTTTCTTTGTTGCATTTTAGATATAAATGACTACAATATATTCGATATGTTGGaatgttaaattttttacttGAGACCTGAAAATTGCTCTGCAGTTATATGGAGCCTACTGATACTATCACTCATAATAATGCTGCAGCACTGCCACATGATTTGAAAATGAAGAGATCGGACAATAAGAATCTTACAGAACTGCTTGAATGTGTCAGcatttataaaaaaacaaattatataatttctattttaaaatgcATGATAAATTTTGGGTAGTTATATATAATTGGTTCAAGTTGAATTTGCAAGTCAACTAACATACTTAATTATCCATGTTGGCAATCAGGTTACACGTGGATGTCTCAGGTTCATATTATGTAGCATACTGAACATGTTTGTCTAGCAGAGTCTTGGATAGACAAGTCTAATATTGCTTGCTTAATGCTAGTACTTTGATTCCTAAACCATATTCTTCATTATTTTGATCTATGGGTTGCTTCCTAGCAAATTTCAGTTTGACAGTTAAGATCATATTTGTGTTTATAATGTTTCCAGGGTTCTTTGCAAGTTTTTTGCACAAGGGGCTGTCTAAAAGGGGAGCATTGTGAGTTCTTGCATGAATTGAGAGGTAATGTTCTATCATAGTATCATTATTGTTGAAGTGATTATGCATGGATAAATCTTGGATTAATTTACCGCGAAATACTTTGAGATATATAGAATGGGtagataaattaattgattttgcAATTGAGCATAGATGTGttaaaggaagaatattgtGTCCTTGCGTGAAGAGCATAGATAAGTTTTAAACTAACCAAAGTGTGTATAGGTATTGTTTTTATCCTCATTGATTGTGCTCTACACTATGTATGCTAACATATTGTTTGATGTATGTGTGAGTAGGCCTCAACTACTGGAACTACTGTCAAACAAAGTGCTAATGACTCTAAAGATGAGACCAGTTCTGAAGATGAAAGTTCTGATGATGAGCCATCTAAAGCTGAGTGTTAAGAAGGTATTGAATGATTGAGATCTTTTGTAATTATTGAATCTTTATACAATTGTTATTACATTTGCATGCATTTCATGTGTACACCTTCTGAGCTTGCCTATCCTCTTTTGTTGTGGCAGTCTTCTACTGGGAAGGAGAGTAGTTCTGATGATTCCTCATCAGAGGAGTCTAATGATGAAGAAGAGGATGCGCCTTCAAAGACTCCAAAGTAGGTAATTAGTTGTGTGTACAAATCTGTTGCAGGCTCTTGAACTTAATGGTCAACAGTTGTTGGGCCAAGAAGTGAAGCTTTACCTTGCTAAAGAGAGAGGAGCTTATACTCTGAATAGTGGGTAAGTCATCTTCCCCTAAAATTAGATTTATGGATTGTGAGTTaaacataattataattattattattttttaaattttttggtaATTTGTTTACTGTAGGATATTTGATAACTCCTTCCAGAGGAGGCAGGGGTGGAGGTGAAAGTACAACTGTGTTTGTTAAGGGGTTTGACAAGAATGATATTGAAGATAAGGTAGTTGcagtatttttgtttttgtctgtGCAAACTTGTGATCCATTTTCTTTATTGATTTTTGATCTGGTTGCCTTTGTATATACCATTTGCAGATCAGGAGTGCTCTTGAGGATCATTTTGGTTGTAGCAAAAGTTTTAAACTAACCAAAGTTTCCATTTTGGTAAGTctgatattttaaataaaatgcatGTGTAATGTGTAATTCATCTTGACATTTTGGATCCTGGATTAGCTCTGTTAGATTGACCTGTATAATATCCTACTGGAGATCTGTATTGTCATTATTTCTTCCACTTAGTTCTATTTTCACCTTCACAGACTCCAAATGACTGAAATGGTGTTATCTAATTCTACTTGGTTCTATTTCAAATATGTTACTGATAATATTGagtttcttattttatttttattttttatttttacattgaTGTTATTCTCTAGGAGGTTGTGAAGGATCACTTGCTGCTGTTGATGGATTCAACCCAACACTCTGTTGATGGAGTTTGTCAAATATTggtgtttagtatttttttttatcatttctgTTGAAGGTTAAGATGAGAGGAATTGATGGATTTACCACTTGTTGCTGAAGTTTGTCAAATATTggtgtttagtattttttttgatCACTTGCTATTGCTTTTGAATACTATGCTCAAatgttaatatattattgaatactATTGAATGTTACAACttattttctttccaattaaatgtgtacatagagtttatcaacttattttctttccaattaaATGTGTACATAGAGTTTATTTATGATTGCAATATGcattttaatataaacataGAGTTTATTTATGATTGCAATatgcattttaatataaagatttttgaataaatataattaaatgataattataaaaatataataatgtaattataaattatttagcaaCACCTAAATAATTAcctctaatattttaaaaataaataaagaaaaatatttagcgacacttaataaccgccactaaaattttaaaaaataaataaagaaaaatatttagcgacacttaataaccaccactaaaattttcaaaaataaaaaataaaaatttagcgacacttaataaccgccactaaaatttaaaggaataaactaatagttatatttagtggcggttagaGAATCGCCACTAAAAGCAAAGTAAACTACCTTatatttagcggcggttttaaaaccgccgctaaatgcaATGCTGATCAACAATTCCCACACTTGtctaaaaccgcctctaaatccttcgcgacacactatttagacacggttggagaaccgcctctaaatagtttagtggcggttttgaaccgcctctaaataacaaattaaccgccactaaataacctttttggtgtagtgcttcctcatcttccttgagtcaaaaatcactttttagacatattcaacaaaatcaagtcccaatttgaaatcaatcaacacACTTAGCCTagtccaaaagttttgtttctcaaaacatttcgatagtacactaattaccatacactgtgataataaagtgtaactatcccacaatttccatcatcacattacatatgtacataacactacatttatgtatatatgcatacaacatAACACCACACACATTTAGGCATACTTACATAAAGTacacatgctatatatatatatatatacataacataaatttcccataatactcctacatatatgtatatacggttaacatacatactatatatatatatatatatatatatatatatacatattacaacatcttatattacttatacatacataccatatacgcatataatatatatattatcatacttacacatacgtacatacactatataatatacatagtatttctaatttagatatttaggcacTTTAACAACCACATCTCACCAACacgacattttgtacatatatattatgtaaaatgcaattacatatatattatacatacaaacatgtacacaataatttcacctAAAATTCATCATATTTCATAtacactatcaattatctaatttcaagtgaccttaacctacttaagggattccttacctttttgGGAGTgtactaacaccgtaggatgATTCTTGAACCTATTCCCCaaattttcactcaaaaccctaagagaaaatttaacattatagcaacaaatattaagaaactatacttagattcaagatctaggaaggaaaataaagctttctaccgaataaaattaaagttttaccgaatagcttgagacttgtgaagaaaattttggctatggaaggtggagctctaaggaagaagatgatgatctctctctttcttctctccTTTGTATTTCGGCCAAATGAGGGGAAAATGGGAAGACCATGCCTTATAATCCTACTCCTTACTTAGTTGACTAGTCTCACCTAGACATGTGGTAAAaatttgtgacaagtgtcacttacTTATGGTTAGgtcttgaaaaatatcttagcgaattccacttccctctccggcggcatttccgtgagatcCTCTGGAAACACGTGGGGAAATTCACGCACTACTGGGATTTGGTTGATCTCAGGTTCTTCCATCTCAGCGTTTTGCACCAAGCAGAGGTATACTTCACACCCTTTGTGAGCGTACTTCCTCAACTTCTGCATCATTATCAACTTGGGCTCGGGTTGCTTCtcaatccctcggtaggatattctcttccCCTTCGGTCCTCGTAGGATaacctttcgctcattacatACTATCTGAGCCTTATACctatccaaccagtccattccgAGTACCACATTGATGCCCTCTAGCTCAAAACGAATAAGGTTTCCGGGACAATtgaatcccgctatttctatcgAAATATTGTCATATCCATCCTTACAGGCTACCACTATCCCCGAGGCAGTTTTCACATTTAAATCTAACTTAATAGTAGGCCTTAGCTtcaatctatccgcaaatgtagacgATATAAAGGAATTGGTAGCTCCCGTATCAAATAATACTGAACCAAGCACTGAGTTTATGAGTAATGTACCGGTTacgacgtcgctagcctgagcctgagcgctattgatGACGTAGATTCGGCCTTGGTTCCCTGTGCTACTTTCTCCCATCGGCAACTTCCCTTTGTCGTTCGGACCTGTGGCAGCATTCGTCGGCCTTCCCCGGTTTACTTGTTGAGAATTAACTCCCCTGTTTCCTGCTTCAGCGAGTTTCCGGCCGTTGTTCCCATTAAATCCTCCTCCTTGGCTGGTATTCTGTGAGGGGTTTCGGAGGTTTTCCACCctggtttggcactcgtagAATTTGTGTCCTAAGAGACCACACTTGTAGCACCTTATCCTTATCCCTTGGCAATTTTCTCTAGGATGGTACTTTCCACATCTGCGGCAAGCAGGCTGTTTCCCTTGGTCTGTTCCTCCCCTCTTCTCTCCTTGCCTTGGTTGAAATCCTCCTTGGTTAGACTTCCTATCATCCACCTTGAATTTCCTCTGTTTATCATcagcttttcttttgttcttgccGTAAACTTCCTGTTGGTCCAGATACACTTGATACTGATCCGATGTCCGatcatatgcctccttgagagtagagcacatgaatggtgcgatTGCCCTTCTCACGTCCTAGTCCAGTCCCCGCACAAATCTTCTTGCTTTGCTCGCCTCATCCGGTACGATGTCTTGAGCAAACCTCATTAGCTCCACATACTTGTCGTAGTAGACCTGGACAGTTTCTCCTTTCTGCTTCAATCGCAAGAATTCCTtgcacttgattcccttaattcTCTCCGTGTaaaattgtcctctcaattcctCCTTGAATTCCTCTCAGCCAAAGCCTGGGTTTTGCAGGAGTTCGGGTCCAGCCGTTGCCCACCAGTTGTCTACGGCTTTCGTCAGATAATAAGTTACAGAGGATACTCGCTGGTTCGCCGGGCAATTTACTGCACTAAGCAGTTTATCAAATGTCCGTATCCATTCTTCCAAAACCACTAGATCATTTTCCCCTGCGTAATATGGTGGCTGTCTACTTGCTATGGCTTTAGCAAAGTCGACCCGAGGGGGTCCCTGATTTTTATTCTAGATCTACTGAGCCATCATAAAcccagccatctgttccattgccaacGCCATACGATccatgtgacaccccaacctttcacaaatatagcggaagcgatttataacctaaggggtgtCATgtcacatctaggtaagaaaacacagcctagatgttCAGGCCAACCAAAACTAAACCCAATCCAAGCATCATAACGAAACTAATCCAAGTTCAACATCATACTAGGCACATAGGCCCAAAAGGGAAATCTAAACACAAACTAGTCTAAGCTGGTCTTGACACCGAGCTATCTCTAATCGCGCTCACGGCTTAGACTACACCATCACCTGGAAAACATTaggaaaccattagcaaaagactgctaagcaaccaccactcacacccgcaaggaagtatagatatatagtaagtttggaaataagtttacacacccatatagaatatacacaccaacgaactttTCTTTAGTAAAACGGATACGCAATAAGGATAAGCTGAAGGAATCATAAACCAAGGACACATTCACTAGTCCAATACCAACCACAAAGGCATAAGACATCAAGTCTATAGTCGAGATAACAAGGAATCATAAATCAACAGAATATCACAAGGAATAACCAAACCAAAGGATAACAAGATATCAAAGGAAATACAACTCAACCAAATAACCAAAGATAAGGAAATCAATCCAAACCCTCATATCCAAAGATAATACCAACCAAATCCTCCAAACCACCATACTATCCTATTTACCAAACCAAGTTAGTACACAGAGGCGATAAGCCCATAATTAGTTCCACAGAGGCAATAAGCCCACAGTCAGTTTCCACAGAGGCACGaggcccaatcacagaggcaatcAATGCCCAATCATAGAGGCAatcaatgcccaatcacagaggcacatagtgcccaatcacagaggcacaagGCCCACAGTTAGTTCAAACTCATCAAGTCAGAAAGCTCAGAATTTCACCATTCCACCATCCCAGCCCAAGAATCATCCACcaaacagtgttcatctcagaacATGAACACAACATATAATCAGAATATgcatctcagaagccaaataaacatggaatccataacaacaaaGCTCATACTCATCAAGATATAAGGAAtaaagaacacaagttcaataaTCCACAAGTAGGTACGCAGACCATC
This region of Ipomoea triloba cultivar NCNSP0323 chromosome 15, ASM357664v1 genomic DNA includes:
- the LOC116005807 gene encoding uncharacterized protein LOC116005807; translated protein: MCSTLKEAYDRTSDQYQVYLDQQEVYGKNKRKADDKQRKFKVDDRKSNQGGFQPRQGEKRGGTDQGKQPACRRCGKYHPRENCQGIRIRCYKCGLLGHKFYECQTRVENLRNPSQNTSQGGGFNGNNGRKLAEAGNRGVNSQQVNRGRPTNAATGPNDKGKLPMGESSTGNQGRIYVINSAQAQASDVVTGTLLINSVLGSVLFDTGATNSFISSTFADRLKLRPTIKLDLNVKTASGIVVACKDGYDNISIEIAGFNCPGNLIRFELEGINVVLGMDWLDRYKAQIVCNERKVILRGPKGKRISYRGIEKQPEPKLIMMQKLRKYAHKGCEVYLCLVQNAEMEEPEINQIPGFE